A genomic window from Triticum urartu cultivar G1812 chromosome 7, Tu2.1, whole genome shotgun sequence includes:
- the LOC125525856 gene encoding probable E3 ubiquitin-protein ligase RHA1A produces MGFPEAVPRLLPNLVFLLAHLRRLSWLLGAGINHPKNSDLADHHHHQRQYHDDHGLKELEEHCPAMRFDELSVSNAGNSAGTPILPEGCVVCLSDFHGAARVRRPRGCQHVFHFGCLDRWAAHGHRICPFCRAPLLPPFLLPMSFRTS; encoded by the coding sequence ATGGGGTTCCCGGAGGCAGTGCCTAGGCTGCTGCCCAACCTCGTCTTCCTGCTTGCCCACCTCCGTCGCCTCTCATGGCTGCTCGGCGCCGGCATCAACCACCCAAAGAACTCGGACTTAGccgaccaccaccaccatcagAGGCAGTACCACGACGACCACGGCCTCAAGGAACTGGAGGAGCACTGCCCAGCCATGCGCTTCGACGAGCTCTCCGTATCCAACGCCGGCAACAGCGCCGGGACGCCCATCCTCCCGGAGGGATGCGTGGTGTGCCTCAGTGACTTCCACGGCGCCGCGCGTGTGCGCCGGCCGCGGGGGTGCCAGCACGTCTTCCACTTTGGCTGCCTTGACCGCTGGGCAGCTCACGGCCACCGCATCTGCCCATTCTGCCGGGCTCCGTTACTCCCGCCCTTCCTCCTGCCCATGTCGTTCCGGACGTCATGA